Proteins encoded within one genomic window of Argiope bruennichi chromosome 7, qqArgBrue1.1, whole genome shotgun sequence:
- the LOC129975709 gene encoding NFX1-type zinc finger-containing protein 1-like, producing MDEDKNRTPNAVSRHLPVADAEFRPGDSNCNKKRAYFTKRNHVLLNHKAGVKTNIPNCSAGSKLIRRQSKSECRSANDNHLPRRYPQNSQYSVHLKGLLNDDNTFSSKNVKVPDNEYSFKSNEHNGAIPKQTVTCMSLSSLQNLIEKSADDILHAILNKESGFIQVLEESFNKDCIACVLLALGKAVSSDKNKDVSVMLNMISGSNSLFLVNVQQYLVTFQTYAPDGFHLNAVVGFIKFLLKFQICLPSNACDVSIMLLPLLKETCENHLRQNKEMYSVCVEMLQELEEINSSILNKYTLNQIKETSRNERLQLLDPPEDYRSIPVLPDEVDMQMPYVFLRPSVIKGHYQNTEHYLDVQYRLLREDYVRPLREGIAEYLTLKDRNKSLKQIKDIKVYPNVQIIKQEFVNGELLHMIYIDDQKFAKIKWEFSKRLLSKSLLCLSSDNFQTMLFATVAKRDPEELVKGLLFLRFEDLTDEVLNLDPSTNFVVIETSAFFEAYRYNLDALLELKDDTLPMKRYIVDTQKTVLKPQYLDDNVTYDMRSVCLPLSESCLKIPLRERRNIVEEAYYGYGGHSEDDYKSSSSDEDDYYKRYISDESDDYSEEDVVEDSYDDLYPQGISEHLKNVTVLSSSFWPTCEDLNLDPSQYAALKAALTKEFTIIQGPPGTGKTYVGLRIAQLLLHNVDKWQCRRNPSPILVVCYTNHALDQFLEGILNFTKEIVRVGGRGTNEAISRFQINNLKRNMRQDLEFLFDRSRGIMSELDLLKESVDEIKESIENSFISILSEEVLKNCMTSAHYHSLKSKMRSSGNILIYQWLLGIQVQESRTMRYAAFRWNSLNTHSFLPDEEQNSAETNADSEGEADIEHIEAQRDINPDEFAGASYDIPLYKDKMESIIMLEDGWQFVGGKQGLKDYIHACLTCTTAMSVKMAKQIKDVWTLTCELKWSLYKFWLEGYIRKKKERITELHQEIREKYSELQEVRTQEDIHVCKQALVVGMTTTGAAKYRRIVQHLNPRIVIVEEAAEILESHIVTSLAPDTQHLILIGDHQQLRPSPTVHLLATKYGMNISLFERMVENGLDCHRLEIQHRMRPEIASLLVPHIYAKLQNHESVKTFENIKGVSKNVFFVNHSYHERQENDSKSKVNVHEANFMLKFCKYLINQGYKPSQITVLTTYSGQLFEFKRSPLKSALQGIKFTVVDNYQGEENDIILISFVRSNEEGQIGFLKISNRVCVALSRAKKGLYCIGNFDLLAEKSNLWKNIIETLKDNNAIGPSLLLFCQNHPTISKAVTDVTDFDFVPEGGCTQQCEFRLSCGHLCSLKCHPYDPRHEDIQCPKPCTEKCIEGHLCAMKCYEDCPPCPVIVSDTIPICGHTIQVACHLKGETPCTDPCEKLLPCGHKCHRKCGESCTLKCFVKIPIQSSVCGHEVNIECSRSKDTEVIMVRCKEPCNAELPCGHKCSGTCGFCYQGRLHANCLEPCNRRLVCGHECKLLCYRNCIPCEQPCENYCMHKKCTKKCGEPCEKCTEPCEWACPHKKCTRLCGELCDRSVCNEPCPKVLKCEHPCIGVCGELCPAECRICDSEKLAEVCSAGEIETDVKFVCLEDCRHIFELNWFNMWISQENGSKNEIRFKSCPKCNTVIRKPLYLEKNVNSWFNNIEQIKKSVSRNKDYTNLLKGILRQRIEKKRFSFCKNSYSSDAFYACWMKLEESIKSEKGLDIQNLNSMENMINIMEISGSLRIYKNPRDHLKLTEKLKEYINMNVKWLETFIIKRHLGASEQQLKDLLWEVHRLKLINKLDELMLEIKSKDIYMNKLMDLVLTNSPFREAELAKFISVLHNLFEYYPSKLISISELEKQPVLAIMSFSVGHWFLCEKEHAYSVVKCRDLFAESNCHECDKKIVYVKPLLPKHYQPQYRPAQHRGRRRGRGRGSRARRPYRF from the exons ATGGATGAAGATAAAAATAGAACTCC aaatgctGTTTCCCGTCATTTGCCTGTTGCTGATGCTGAATTTAGACCAGGAGATTCAAATTGTAACAAGAAACGAGcgtattttacaaaaagaaatcacGTTCTCTTAAATCATAAAGCAGGAGTGAAAACAAATATTCCGAATTGCAGCGCAGGTAGCAAACTTATCAGAAGGCAAAGTAAATCCGAATGTAGAAGTGCAAATGATAACCATTTACCAAGACGATATCCTCAAAATTCACAGTATTCTGTCCATTTGAAAGGTCTGTTAAATGATGACAATACTTTCTCAAGTAAGAATGTGAAAGTTCCTGACAATGAATATAGTTTTAAGAGCAATGAACACAATGGGGCAATACCGAAGCAAACAGTTACATGCATGTCTCTTAGCAGTCTACAGAACTTAATAGAAAAAAGTGCTGATGACATCTTACATGCTATCCTTAATAAAGAAAGCGGATTCATTCAGGTACttgaagaaagttttaataaagacTGCATTGCTTGCGTTTTGTTAGCTTTGGGAAAAGCTGTTTCTTCTGACAAAAACAAAGATGTCTCTGTTATGTTGAATATGATATCAGGTAGTAATAGTTTGTTCTTAGTCAACGTACAACAGTACCTGGTGACTTTTCAAACTTATGCACCTGACGGTTTTCATTTGAATGCAGTGGTTGgtttcataaaattcttattgaagTTTCAGATTTGCCTGCCCTCTAATGCCTGCGATGTTTCAATTATGTTGTTGCcacttttaaaagaaacatgTGAAAATCATTTACGGCAgaataaagaaatgtattctgTATGTGTAGAAATGCTTCAAGAACTAGAAGAAATAAATTCGTCTATtctcaataaatatactttaaatcagATTAAAGAAACATCTCGCAACGAAAGGTTGCAATTGTTGGATCCCCCAGAAGATTATCGTTCGATCCCCGTTTTGCCAGATGAAGTCGACATGCAAATGCCTTATGTATTTCTACGTCCCAGTGTAATCAAGGGCCACTATCAAAATACCGAACATTATCTTGATGTCCAATACCGGTTGTTGAGAGAGGATTATGTTAGGCCTCTGAGGGAAGGTATAGCAGAGTATTTGACATTGAAAGATCGGaacaaatctttaaaacaaataaaagatattaaagtcTATCCCaatgttcaaataataaaacaagaatttgTGAATGGCGAATTGCTTCATATGATTTATATCGACGACCAAAAATTCGCCAAAATAAAGTGGGAATTCAGCAAACGTCTATTATCCAAATCTTTGCTTTGTTTGTCATCTGATAATTTTCAAACTATGCTTTTTGCCACAGTTGCTAAAAGAGACCCGGAAGAATTGGTTAAAGGATTGTTATTTTTGCGTTTTGAAGATCTCACAGACGAAGTCCTTAATCTGGATCCATCAACAAATTTCGTTGTGATTGAAACTAGTGCCTTTTTTGAAGCTTACAGGTATAATCTAGATGCATTACTTGAACTGAAAGATGACACCTTGCCCATGAAGCGTTATATAGTGGACACACAGAAGACTGTACTTAAACCACAATATTTAGATGATAATGTAACTTACGACATGAGATCTGTATGTTTACCATTAAGCGAAAGTTGCTTGAAAATACCATTAAGAGAAAGACGCAACATTGTGGAAGAGGCTTATTATGGATATGGTGGTCACAGTGAAGATGATTATAAAAGTTCTAGTAGTGATGAAgatgattattataaaagatacATTAGTGATGAAAGTGATGATTATAGTGAAGAGGATGTAGTAGAAGACAGTTATGACGACCTATATCCACAAGGTATTTCGGAACATCTTAAAAATGTAACTGTTCTTAGTAGCAGTTTCTGGCCAACTTGTGAAGATTTAAACTTGGATCCTTCTCAGTATGCCGCTTTAAAAGCTGCTCTTACtaaagaatttacaattattcaaGGTCCACCAGGAACCGGTAAAACATATGTGGGTCTCAGAATAGCACAGTTGTTATTACATAATGTTGATAAATGGCAGTGTAGAAGAAATCCTTCTCCAATATTGGTGGTATGTTACACTAATCATGCTCTGGACCAGTTTCTGGAAGGGATACTAAATTTCACTAAGGAGATTGTTAGAGTTGGAGGAAGAGGGACAAATGAAGCTATTTCTCGTTTCcagataaataatcttaaaagaaatatgagacaagatctagaatttttatttgatagatcAAGAGGTATAATGAGTGAATTAGACTTGTTGAAGGAATCTGTGGATGAAATCAAAGAATCTATTGAGAATTCGTTTATATCAATTTTGAGTGAAGAAGTCTTAAAAAACTGCATGACTTCTGCTCATTATCATTCCTTAAAAAGTAAAATGCGATCGTCAGGCAATATCCTTATTTACCAGTGGTTATTGGGAATTCAAGTTCAAGAAAGTAGGACCATGCGTTATGCTGCTTTTAGATGGAATTCGTTGAATACACATTCATTTCTGCCCGATGAGGAACAGAATTCTGCTGAAACTAATGCAGATTCTGAAGGGGAAGCTGATATAGAGCACATTGAAGCTCAAAGAGATATAAACCCTGATGAATTCGCTGGAGCCTCGTATGATATTCCTCTATACAAGGATAAGATGGAATCGATTATAATGCTAGAAGATGGCTGGCAATTCGTTGGAGGTAAACAAGGATTAAAAGACTATATCCATGCTTGTTTAACGTGTACCACCGCTATGTCTGTAAAGATGGCAAAACAAATTAAAGATGTCTGGACACTTACTTGCGAGCTAAAATGGAGCCTGTACAAGTTTTGGCTTGAAGGCTATATACGTAAAAAGAAAGAACGAATCACGGAATTGCACCAAgagataagagaaaaatatagCGAACTTCAAGAAGTGCGAACTCAAGAAGATATACATGTTTGCAAACAAGCACTTGTTGTTGGAATGACCACTACTGGAGCTGCCAAATACAGACGTATAGTTCAGCATCTTAATCCAAGAATCGTGATTGTAGAGGAAGCTGCGGAAATATTAGAAAGTCACATTGTTACTTCTCTTGCACCTGATACTCAACATCTCATTTTGATTGGAGACCATCAGCAATTGAGACCGAGTCCAACGGTTCACTTATTAGCCACAAAATATggaatgaatatttctttatttgaaagaatgGTAGAGAATGGATTGGATTGTCACAGATTGGAAATTCAGCATAGAATGAGACCCGAGATAGCATCTTTACTTGTTCCTCATATATACGCCAAACTACAGAATCATGAAAGTGTCAAGACATTCGAAAATATAAAGGGCGTTTCtaagaatgtattttttgtaaatcATTCATATCACGAAAGGCAAGAAAATGATTCTAAAAGCAAAGTTAATGTCCATGAggcaaattttatgttaaaattttgtaaatatcttattaatcAAGGTTATAAACCTTCCCAAATTACTGTTTTAACAACATACTCCGGacaactttttgaatttaaaagaagccCTCTAAAGAGCGCTCTCCAAGGAATAAAATTCACTGTAGTTGATAATTACCAAGGAGAAGAAAATGATATAATCTTGATTTCCTTTGTAAGAAGTAACGAAGAAGGGCAAATTGGGTTTCTTAAAATATCTAATCGTGTATGTGTAGCTCTGTCTAGGGCAAAAAAAGGGCTTTATTGCATTGGAAATTTCGATTTGTTGGCCGAGAAAAGCAATCtctggaaaaatattattgaaacgtTAAAGGACAATAACGCAATAGGACCATCACTTCTTCTGTTTTGCCAGAATCATCCAACCATCAGCAAAGCTGTAACTGATGTAACAGATTTCGATTTCGTACCTGAAGGTGGCTGTACTCAGCAATGTGAATTTCGTCTTTCATGTGGCCATTTGTGTTCTTTGAAATGTCATCCATATGATCCTCGGCACGAAGATATTCAGTGTCCAAAACCTTGTACCGAGAAGTGTATTGAAGGTCATTTATGTGCAATGAAATGTTATGAAGATTGCCCACCTTGTCCCGTTATTGTGTCTGATACGATTCCAATATGTGGGCATACTATTCAAGTGGCTTGTCACCTTAAAGGAGAAACTCCTTGCACGGATCCTTGTGAGAAATTATTGCCTTGTGGTCATAAATGCCATAGAAAATGTGGCGAATCATGTACCTTAAAATGTTTTGTCAAAATTCCGATTCAGTCTTCTGTATGTGGCCATGAAGTAAATATAGAATGCTCTAGATCAAAAGATACTGAAGTTATAATGGTAAGGTGCAAAGAACCTTGCAATGCAGAATTGCCTTGTGGTCATAAATGCTCTGGTACTTGTGGCTTCTGTTATCAGGGTCGATTGCACGCGAATTGCCTAGAACCTTGCAATCGTAGGTTGGTTTGTGGGCATGAATGTAAATTACTTTGCTACAGAAATTGTATACCGTGTGAGCAACCTTGTGAGAATTATTGCATGcataaaaaatgtactaaaaagtgTGGTGAACCGTGTGAAAAATGTACGGAACCATGTGAATGGGCCTGTCCTCATAAAAAATGCACCCGCCTTTGTGGTGAACTTTGTGATCGTTCTGTGTGCAACGAACCTTGTCCGAAAGTATTGAAGTGTGAGCATCCGTGTATTGGTGTTTGTGGCGAGCTTTGTCCTGCAGAATGTCGTATATGTGATAGTGAAAAACTGGCTGAAGTGTGTTCTGCTGGCGAAATTGAAACTGATGTCAAGTTTGTGTGTTTGGAAGACTGTCggcatatttttgaattaaattggtTTAATATGTGGATCAGTCAagaaaatggaagtaaaaatgAGATTCGATTTAAAAGTTGTCCTAAATGCAATACTGTTATTCGGAAACCcttatatcttgaaaaaaatgtcaattctTGGTTTAATAATATCGAACAGATTAAGAAATCTGTTTCTAGAAATAAAGATTATACTAATCTTTTGAAAGGTATTCTACGACAACGTATTGAAAAGAAAcgattttctttctgtaaaaattCGTATTCATCGGATGCATTCTATGCATGCTGGATGAAATTGGAGGAATCCATAAAATCTGAAAAAGGGTTGGATATTCAAAATCTGAATTCTATGGAAAACATGATTAACATAATGGAAATTTCAGGTAGTTTGAGAATATATAAAAATCCAAGAGATCATCTGAAATTAACcgagaaattaaaagaatacataaata